In a single window of the Tribolium castaneum strain GA2 chromosome 8, icTriCast1.1, whole genome shotgun sequence genome:
- the LOC103315081 gene encoding uncharacterized protein LOC103315081 has protein sequence MSGSQPSIHNDDDHHREGENPRPEFNRQGGDGRAGGPLGSAAAASHLIPTYSGEGSVKTFISFVEDTAELEGWTELQTVKVARLKLQGPARRMVEWNEELRGIDCTWNRLKAALIHRFEKKISAVDALHQFRKCKQRVGETVTEFAERLQMLGAATIKRTGDQARDRWARTNLQAECLQQFLEGLAMPVQQRVMSSNPDAFEEAVKKALLEEQIEDRLKKKTMQRGIVAEEKTEFGHGQQQVQKRSYQSQQYRQITCFGCGARGHFKSQCRVCFTCGKPGHYSRDCFSRNRQQNTARGQGRNENRNAPLNGKRAVPQSHGAARTRN, from the coding sequence ATGTCCGGTTCACAACCTTCGATTCACAATGATGACGACCATCATCGTGAAGGTGAAAATCCTCGACCAGAATTCAATCGTCAGGGAGGCGACGGTAGGGCTGGGGGACCACTAGGGTCAGCAGCGGCCGCATCTCATTTGATACCCACATATTCAGGTGAAGGGTCGGTAAAAACCTTTATCAGTTTTGTGGAGGATACTGCAGAGTTAGAGGGGTGGACAGAATTGCAAACGGTCAAGGTGGCTCGTCTGAAATTGCAAGGACCAGCTCGACGCATGGTCGAGTGGAATGAAGAACTACGAGGCATCGATTGCACTTGGAATCGATTAAAAGCTGCGTTGATTCATCGCTTCGAGAAAAAAATCTCAGCCGTGGACGCACTGCATCAATTTCGCAAATGCAAACAGCGAGTTGGCGAAACTGTTACCGAATTCGCTGAACGTCTGCAGATGTTGGGAGCAGCGACAATTAAACGCACCGGAGATCAAGCAAGGGATCGATGGGCCAGGACCAATCTGCAAGCCGAATGTTTACAGCAATTCTTGGAGGGATTGGCAATGCCAGTACAACAACGAGTAATGTCATCTAACCCCGACGCTTTCGAAGAGGCGGTCAAAAAAGCCCTACTCGAGGAGCAAATTGAAGACCGgctaaaaaagaaaacaatgcAACGAGGGATAGTTGCTGAAGAAAAAACGGAATTCGGTCACGGTCAACAGCAGGTTCAGAAGCGCTCTTATCAATCCCAACAATATCGACAAATCACATGCTTCGGTTGCGGAGCTAGGGGACACTTTAAATCGCAATGTCGCGTATGTTTTACCTGCGGGAAACCGGGTCATTACAGTCGGGATTGTTTTTCGCGTAATCGCCAACAAAATACGGCAAGAGGGCAGGGTCGCAACGAAAATAGGAACGCGCCTTTAAACGGGAAAAGGGCCGTGCCCCAATCGCACGGTGCGGCCCGCACCAGGAATTAA
- the LOC107399156 gene encoding uncharacterized protein LOC107399156, which translates to MQKKNFKNPEVAKVKIYPSLPPCEPPSQNRNNRDIRSPAAHVTFNVPQPPAQPFTIHKFAHADWEKFQNTITTNLPEAAPTVIPQDINRQISDLTNRVISARDAAIPTAIIPKFRPSIPPDILGLIREKRRIFQQFLRTRDPFLKTQFNRLNAQIRRDINQHRENQWISTCQSLDYRDDHPRTKTRLFADDTAIWLSHKSPSIAAKRIQTQLQRIQQWTNTWRVKPNPTKSQSITMSYKCSRRALSQPIQLLLNNQQIPHLKTIKYLGVTFSHTCSLAPDINETLKKVRNRANLLYLIRGRLHGCSPQTLLYTYNSFIRPVIEYRAPIYASIPLNQLLQIASTERRILQKIFRLDPRYPCHLIHATTETTPPLLLFVSPPTIFSRQFPNNSLTKPHFHCDNLPNNFYSTPTRLPEPGPSLPKLSTPGLAAPRIYAHLRQAP; encoded by the exons atgcaaaaaaaaaatttcaaaaatccagaagtagctaaagtaaaaatttacccGTCTCTACCCCCATGTGAACCCCCGAGCCAGAATCGGAACAACCGTGACATCAGATCACCTGCCGCTCACGTCACCTTCAACGTCCCTCAGCCCCCCGCACAGCCATTCACCATCCACAAGTTTGCCCACGCAGATTGggaaaaattccaaaacacCATCACCACAAATCTCCCAGAAGCCGCTCCAACCGTCATCCCCCAGGACATCAACCGACAAATTTCCGACCTAACCAACCGCGTCATTTCAGCCCGAGACGCCGCCATTCCAACAGCCATCATTCCCAAATTTCGCCCCAGCATTCCTCCCGACATTCTCGGCCTCATTCGAGAAAAACGccgaatttttcaacaatttcttCGCACCCGTGACCCATTTCTCAAGACCCAATTCAACAGACTCAACGCCCAAATCCGGAGAGACATCAATCAACACCGCGAAAACCAATGGATCTCCACCTGCCAATCACTGGATTACAGAGACG ATCACCCGAGGACAAAGACAAGACTCTTCGCCGACGACACCGCAATCTGGTTATCCCACAAATCTCCCTCAATAGCCGCCAAACGCATCCAAACCCAACTCCAACGCATCCAACAGTGGACCAACACCTGGCGCGTCAAACCCAACCCCACAAAATCCCAATCCATTACCATGTCGTACAAATGCTCCAGACGTGCCCTCTCTCAACCCATTCAACTTCTCCTCAATAATCAACAAATTCCCCATCTCAAAACCATCAAATACCTCGGAGTCACCTTCTCACACACTTGTTCTTTAGCCCCCGACATTAACGAAACCCTCAAAAAAGTCCGAAACCGCGCCAACCTTCTCTATCTCATCCGTGGCCGCCTTCACGGCTGCAGCCCCCAAACTCTTCTTTACACCTACAACTCTTTCATCCGCCCCGTCATTGAATACCGTGCCCCAATCTATGCCTCTATCCCCCTCAACCAACTTCTTCAAATCGCCTCCACCGAACGCCGAatccttcaaaaaattttccgACTTGACCCCAGGTACCCCTGTCATCTCATTCACGCCACCACCGAAACCACCCCCCCCCTACTGCTCTTCGTCAGTCCTCCTACGATTTTCTCCCGCCAATTCCCCAACAACTCATTGACGAAACCCCACTTTCATTGCGATAACCTCCCAAACAACTTTTATTCCACCCCGACCAGATTGCCAGAACCAGGACCATCGCTCCCAAAACTCTCCACTCCCGGACTCGCCGCCCCCAGGATTTACGCCCACTTGCGACAAGCGCCCTAA